In a genomic window of Streptomyces pristinaespiralis:
- a CDS encoding CoA transferase, whose translation MTQESGPWSGTTELGSAAERLPTADGRVAVTVGRLDGLARLLLLIGREELTRDARFGSCHDLVVNRAALVAEIAQELVAVPRDECLALLNAAEITAEAVEAPNS comes from the coding sequence ATGACTCAAGAGAGTGGGCCGTGGTCCGGTACCACAGAGCTCGGCTCGGCCGCCGAACGACTGCCCACTGCGGACGGCAGGGTCGCCGTCACGGTCGGCCGACTCGACGGCCTCGCCCGGTTGCTGCTGCTCATCGGCCGTGAGGAGCTGACCCGTGATGCCCGGTTCGGCAGCTGCCACGATCTAGTGGTCAACCGCGCGGCGCTGGTGGCCGAGATCGCCCAGGAGCTCGTCGCCGTGCCCAGGGACGAATGCCTGGCTCTGCTGAATGCCGCAGAGATCACCGCAGAAGCGGTCGAAGCTCCGAACTCCTAG